From Nerophis lumbriciformis linkage group LG11, RoL_Nlum_v2.1, whole genome shotgun sequence, one genomic window encodes:
- the cby1 gene encoding protein chibby homolog 1: MSLKLPLSFGNLFSPKKIPPRKSASLSSLHTLDRSTREMELGLQYGPPVMNIGGQTLKFEDGQWITDSGGNASVKEVERLKKRNIQLEEENNILKLKIEILLDMLTESTVEYHLKEKEVEGITSVH; the protein is encoded by the exons ATGTCACTGAAGCTCCCGCTTAGTTTTGGGAACTTATTCAGTCCGAAGAAGATCCCTCCAAGGAAATCAGCATCGTTATCAAGCCTTCATACA TTAGATCGTTCCACACGGGAAATGGAGCTTGGCCTTCAATATGGACCGCCTGTGATGAACATTGGGGGACAGACTTTAAAATTTGAAGATGGCCAGTGGATAACAG ACTCTGGTGGAAATGCATCCGTAAAGGAAGTTGAGCGGCTCAAGAAAAGAAACATACAGCTGGAGGAAGAAAACAATATTCTGAAATTAAAGATTGAAATTCTTCTTGACATG CTGACGGAGTCCACAGTGGAGTACCACCTAAAAGAGAAAGAAGTGGAGGGGATCACGTCCGTGCATTGA